A section of the Castanea sativa cultivar Marrone di Chiusa Pesio chromosome 12, ASM4071231v1 genome encodes:
- the LOC142619305 gene encoding uncharacterized protein LOC142619305 isoform X2: MDTKEDAEVQEENPASPVWVLQHLSEEAVRVAGDALHNVYPVSPNFRPLRPRPEPGLGQGHRRSQSDVVQTFSGRTNSFQRLKTRMQKAWKWGSNSQEENNWRSFNPEVLANQKRQWYRLHSKSLDLTKYKEPTSLFEHFIVVGLHPDANLEIVEDAFAKRKKWELQMANSEILEFKMLQHRAPSIPTLEPQILFRYPPGKRLAIRLKDLAAFCFPGGVEARLLERTPSLSELNELIYGQEHLGRDDLAFIFSLKVAGNATLYGVCLHVPEIVQRSPGILGTSSPLSHSSGGYKRFLVSAPRCYCLLTRLPFFELHYEMLNSIIAQERLNRITQFVSELTLNAYVPSVTKVHDQMNGNVDSPESESFSDWMASAIPVDSALALTAAAAGITRDDFISPSSLKIWEPHSPESVTTSEASDISQVRETDKDSKNSQNFDECTFEASETCSEPSERMCGCFENDQISPEVRTSFTSRNLALGHLGSSESLFSPVRSMESEDYDEEIFANCDKAFGDDLIMEWAKENKNDLLQIVCGYHVLSLPPRGSELLFQPLEHLQAVVYMRPPVAALGFQNNLDSLEVAELAAAEEALALSIWTTATICRALSLESVLSLVAGVLLEKQVVVVCPNLGVLSAVVLSLVPLIRPFQWQSLLLPVLPGRMLDFLDAPVPYIVGIQYKPDDLKMKASNVVHVNVLKDEVKMCHLPALPRHKELVSELGPIHARLSHESSIAKRHPVYRCSDVQAEAAAEFLNVMRCYLESLCSDLKSHAITSVQSNNDRVSLLLKDSFIDSFPSRDRPFMKQFVDTQLFSVLSDTHLSSFENGYS, encoded by the exons ATGGATACAAAGGAAGATGCAGAAGTGCAAGAAGAGAATCCGGCATCACCAGTTTGGGTGTTGCAGCATTTATCTGAGGAGGCGGTTAGAGTGGCCGGTGATGCACTGCATAATGTGTACCCAGTTAGTCCGAACTTCCGACCATTGAGGCCAAGGCCGGAGCCGGGGCTGGGGCAAGGACACAGACGCAGTCAGAGTGATGTTGTACAGACATTTAGTGGTCGTACTAATAGCTTTCAGAGATTGAAGACGCGGATGCAGAAGGCTTGGAAATGGGGTAGCAATTCTCAGGAAGAAAATAATTGGCGGAGTTTCAATCCTGAGGTCTTGGCAAACCAAAAACGCCAGTGGTATCGGCTTCACTCAAAATCTCTG GACCTCACGAAATACAAGGAGCCTACCTCACTCTTTGAACACTTTATTGTTGTGGGGCTTCATCCAGATGCTAATCTTGAGATTGTGGAGGACGCATTTGCTAAAAGGAAGAAATGGGAGTTACAAATGGCAAATTCTGAAATATTAGAATTTAAAATGCTGCAGCATCGGGCGCCTTCAATTCCAACATTGGAACCTCAG ATACTTTTTAGATACCCTCCTGGAAAGAGGTTAGCCATTCGTCTGAAGGATCTAGCAGCCTTCTGTTTTCCTGGAGGTGTTGAG GCACGTTTGTTGGAGAGGACACCATCACTAAGTGAGCTAAATGAACTTATCTATGGACAG GAGCATTTAGGCAGAGATGATTtagcatttattttttcacttaag GTGGCAGGCAATGCAACACTTTATGGTGTTTGTTTACATGTTCCTGAAATTGTTCAAAGGTCACCTGGTATCTTAGGCACCTCATCTCCTCTTTCTCATTCATCTGGAGGATACAAGCGTTTTTTGGTTTCTGCACCTCGTTGCTATTGCTTGCTTACAAGACTTCCTTTCTTTGAGTTACACTATGAGATGTTGAACAG TATCATTGCTCAGGAGCGTCTGAATCGAATAACACAGTTTGTCAGTGAATTGACTCTTAATGCTTATGTCCCTTCAGTAACCAAAGTACATGATCAAATGAATGGGAATGTTGACTCCCCTGAGAGCGAGTCTTTTAGTGATTGGATGGCTTCTGCCATACCTGTTGATAGTGCACTGGCCCTTACTGCTGCTGCTGCAGGAATTACACGTGACGATTTCATCTCACCCTCATCATTGAAGATATGGGAGCCTCACTCCCCTGAAAGTGTTACCACCAGTGAGGCTTCAGATATCAGCCAAGTAAGGGAAACAGACAAAGATAgtaaaaattcacaaaattttgatGAATGTACTTTTGAGGCCTCAGAAACTTGTTCGGAACCTTCGGAAAGAATGTGTGGATGCTTtgaaaatgatcaaatttcTCCAGAGGTCAGGACATCATTCACCTCTAGGAATCTCGCACTGGGGCATCTTGGGAGCTCTGAATCCCTATTCAG TCCAGTTAGAAGCATGGAATCAGAGGATTATGATGAAGAAATTTTTGCGAATTGTGATAAAGCTTTTGGGGATGACCTAATAATGGAATGGGCCAAG GAGAATAAAAACGATTTGCTACAGATAGTTTGTGGATATCATGTTCTGTCTCTTCCCCCAAGAGGAAGCGAACTACTTTTCCAGCCTCTTGAGCATTTACAGGCTGTCGTGTATATGCGGCCTCCAGTTGCTGCCCTTGGCTTTCAAAATAATCTAGATTCCCTTGAAGTTGCTGAG TTGGCAGCTGCTGAGGAAGCTCTTGCGCTGTCAATATGGACAACTGCAACAATTTGTCGGGCGCTCTCCCTCGAAAGT GTTTTGTCGTTGGTTGCAGGTGTATTATTGGAAAAACAAGTGGTGGTAGTGTGCCCAAATCTG GGTGTTCTATCAGCTGTAGTGTTATCCCTTGTTCCCTTGATTCGCCCATTCCAGTGGCAGAGTTTATTGCTTCCT GTTTTACCAGGCAGGATGCTTGATTTTCTTGATGCACCAGTTCCTTATATT GTTGGCATACAATATAAACCTGATGATTTGAAGATGAAAGCATCAAATGTTGTTCATGTTAATGTTCTCAAAGACGAG GTGAAAATGTGTCACCTGCCTGCACTTCCCCGGCATAAAGAGCTTGTTTCTGAACTGGGGCCAATCCATGCTAGATTGTCACATGAAAGTTCGATTGCTAAAAGGCATCCTGTTTATAGGTGCAGCGATGTGCAG GCTGAAGCTGCAGCTGAGTTTTTGAATGTTATGAGATGCTACTTGGAGTCACTTTGTTCAGACCTGAAGTCTCATGCAATAACTAGTGTACAATCAAACAATGACAGG GTTTCTTTACTTCTTAAAGATAGCTTTATTGATTCCTTTCCTAGTAGGGACCGACCTTTTATGAAg CAATTTGTAGACACACAACTGTTCTCTGTTCTATCAGACACTCATTTGTCCAGCTTTGAGAACGGGTACAGTTAA
- the LOC142619305 gene encoding uncharacterized protein LOC142619305 isoform X1 — protein MDTKEDAEVQEENPASPVWVLQHLSEEAVRVAGDALHNVYPVSPNFRPLRPRPEPGLGQGHRRSQSDVVQTFSGRTNSFQRLKTRMQKAWKWGSNSQEENNWRSFNPEVLANQKRQWYRLHSKSLDLTKYKEPTSLFEHFIVVGLHPDANLEIVEDAFAKRKKWELQMANSEILEFKMLQHRAPSIPTLEPQILFRYPPGKRLAIRLKDLAAFCFPGGVEARLLERTPSLSELNELIYGQEHLGRDDLAFIFSLKVAGNATLYGVCLHVPEIVQRSPGILGTSSPLSHSSGGYKRFLVSAPRCYCLLTRLPFFELHYEMLNSIIAQERLNRITQFVSELTLNAYVPSVTKVHDQMNGNVDSPESESFSDWMASAIPVDSALALTAAAAGITRDDFISPSSLKIWEPHSPESVTTSEASDISQVRETDKDSKNSQNFDECTFEASETCSEPSERMCGCFENDQISPEVRTSFTSRNLALGHLGSSESLFSPVRSMESEDYDEEIFANCDKAFGDDLIMEWAKENKNDLLQIVCGYHVLSLPPRGSELLFQPLEHLQAVVYMRPPVAALGFQNNLDSLEVAEVDAKLAAAEEALALSIWTTATICRALSLESVLSLVAGVLLEKQVVVVCPNLGVLSAVVLSLVPLIRPFQWQSLLLPVLPGRMLDFLDAPVPYIVGIQYKPDDLKMKASNVVHVNVLKDEVKMCHLPALPRHKELVSELGPIHARLSHESSIAKRHPVYRCSDVQAEAAAEFLNVMRCYLESLCSDLKSHAITSVQSNNDRVSLLLKDSFIDSFPSRDRPFMKQFVDTQLFSVLSDTHLSSFENGYS, from the exons ATGGATACAAAGGAAGATGCAGAAGTGCAAGAAGAGAATCCGGCATCACCAGTTTGGGTGTTGCAGCATTTATCTGAGGAGGCGGTTAGAGTGGCCGGTGATGCACTGCATAATGTGTACCCAGTTAGTCCGAACTTCCGACCATTGAGGCCAAGGCCGGAGCCGGGGCTGGGGCAAGGACACAGACGCAGTCAGAGTGATGTTGTACAGACATTTAGTGGTCGTACTAATAGCTTTCAGAGATTGAAGACGCGGATGCAGAAGGCTTGGAAATGGGGTAGCAATTCTCAGGAAGAAAATAATTGGCGGAGTTTCAATCCTGAGGTCTTGGCAAACCAAAAACGCCAGTGGTATCGGCTTCACTCAAAATCTCTG GACCTCACGAAATACAAGGAGCCTACCTCACTCTTTGAACACTTTATTGTTGTGGGGCTTCATCCAGATGCTAATCTTGAGATTGTGGAGGACGCATTTGCTAAAAGGAAGAAATGGGAGTTACAAATGGCAAATTCTGAAATATTAGAATTTAAAATGCTGCAGCATCGGGCGCCTTCAATTCCAACATTGGAACCTCAG ATACTTTTTAGATACCCTCCTGGAAAGAGGTTAGCCATTCGTCTGAAGGATCTAGCAGCCTTCTGTTTTCCTGGAGGTGTTGAG GCACGTTTGTTGGAGAGGACACCATCACTAAGTGAGCTAAATGAACTTATCTATGGACAG GAGCATTTAGGCAGAGATGATTtagcatttattttttcacttaag GTGGCAGGCAATGCAACACTTTATGGTGTTTGTTTACATGTTCCTGAAATTGTTCAAAGGTCACCTGGTATCTTAGGCACCTCATCTCCTCTTTCTCATTCATCTGGAGGATACAAGCGTTTTTTGGTTTCTGCACCTCGTTGCTATTGCTTGCTTACAAGACTTCCTTTCTTTGAGTTACACTATGAGATGTTGAACAG TATCATTGCTCAGGAGCGTCTGAATCGAATAACACAGTTTGTCAGTGAATTGACTCTTAATGCTTATGTCCCTTCAGTAACCAAAGTACATGATCAAATGAATGGGAATGTTGACTCCCCTGAGAGCGAGTCTTTTAGTGATTGGATGGCTTCTGCCATACCTGTTGATAGTGCACTGGCCCTTACTGCTGCTGCTGCAGGAATTACACGTGACGATTTCATCTCACCCTCATCATTGAAGATATGGGAGCCTCACTCCCCTGAAAGTGTTACCACCAGTGAGGCTTCAGATATCAGCCAAGTAAGGGAAACAGACAAAGATAgtaaaaattcacaaaattttgatGAATGTACTTTTGAGGCCTCAGAAACTTGTTCGGAACCTTCGGAAAGAATGTGTGGATGCTTtgaaaatgatcaaatttcTCCAGAGGTCAGGACATCATTCACCTCTAGGAATCTCGCACTGGGGCATCTTGGGAGCTCTGAATCCCTATTCAG TCCAGTTAGAAGCATGGAATCAGAGGATTATGATGAAGAAATTTTTGCGAATTGTGATAAAGCTTTTGGGGATGACCTAATAATGGAATGGGCCAAG GAGAATAAAAACGATTTGCTACAGATAGTTTGTGGATATCATGTTCTGTCTCTTCCCCCAAGAGGAAGCGAACTACTTTTCCAGCCTCTTGAGCATTTACAGGCTGTCGTGTATATGCGGCCTCCAGTTGCTGCCCTTGGCTTTCAAAATAATCTAGATTCCCTTGAAGTTGCTGAG GTTGATGCGAAGTTGGCAGCTGCTGAGGAAGCTCTTGCGCTGTCAATATGGACAACTGCAACAATTTGTCGGGCGCTCTCCCTCGAAAGT GTTTTGTCGTTGGTTGCAGGTGTATTATTGGAAAAACAAGTGGTGGTAGTGTGCCCAAATCTG GGTGTTCTATCAGCTGTAGTGTTATCCCTTGTTCCCTTGATTCGCCCATTCCAGTGGCAGAGTTTATTGCTTCCT GTTTTACCAGGCAGGATGCTTGATTTTCTTGATGCACCAGTTCCTTATATT GTTGGCATACAATATAAACCTGATGATTTGAAGATGAAAGCATCAAATGTTGTTCATGTTAATGTTCTCAAAGACGAG GTGAAAATGTGTCACCTGCCTGCACTTCCCCGGCATAAAGAGCTTGTTTCTGAACTGGGGCCAATCCATGCTAGATTGTCACATGAAAGTTCGATTGCTAAAAGGCATCCTGTTTATAGGTGCAGCGATGTGCAG GCTGAAGCTGCAGCTGAGTTTTTGAATGTTATGAGATGCTACTTGGAGTCACTTTGTTCAGACCTGAAGTCTCATGCAATAACTAGTGTACAATCAAACAATGACAGG GTTTCTTTACTTCTTAAAGATAGCTTTATTGATTCCTTTCCTAGTAGGGACCGACCTTTTATGAAg CAATTTGTAGACACACAACTGTTCTCTGTTCTATCAGACACTCATTTGTCCAGCTTTGAGAACGGGTACAGTTAA
- the LOC142619305 gene encoding uncharacterized protein LOC142619305 isoform X3, with the protein MANSEILEFKMLQHRAPSIPTLEPQILFRYPPGKRLAIRLKDLAAFCFPGGVEARLLERTPSLSELNELIYGQEHLGRDDLAFIFSLKVAGNATLYGVCLHVPEIVQRSPGILGTSSPLSHSSGGYKRFLVSAPRCYCLLTRLPFFELHYEMLNSIIAQERLNRITQFVSELTLNAYVPSVTKVHDQMNGNVDSPESESFSDWMASAIPVDSALALTAAAAGITRDDFISPSSLKIWEPHSPESVTTSEASDISQVRETDKDSKNSQNFDECTFEASETCSEPSERMCGCFENDQISPEVRTSFTSRNLALGHLGSSESLFSPVRSMESEDYDEEIFANCDKAFGDDLIMEWAKENKNDLLQIVCGYHVLSLPPRGSELLFQPLEHLQAVVYMRPPVAALGFQNNLDSLEVAEVDAKLAAAEEALALSIWTTATICRALSLESVLSLVAGVLLEKQVVVVCPNLGVLSAVVLSLVPLIRPFQWQSLLLPVLPGRMLDFLDAPVPYIVGIQYKPDDLKMKASNVVHVNVLKDEVKMCHLPALPRHKELVSELGPIHARLSHESSIAKRHPVYRCSDVQAEAAAEFLNVMRCYLESLCSDLKSHAITSVQSNNDRVSLLLKDSFIDSFPSRDRPFMKQFVDTQLFSVLSDTHLSSFENGYS; encoded by the exons ATGGCAAATTCTGAAATATTAGAATTTAAAATGCTGCAGCATCGGGCGCCTTCAATTCCAACATTGGAACCTCAG ATACTTTTTAGATACCCTCCTGGAAAGAGGTTAGCCATTCGTCTGAAGGATCTAGCAGCCTTCTGTTTTCCTGGAGGTGTTGAG GCACGTTTGTTGGAGAGGACACCATCACTAAGTGAGCTAAATGAACTTATCTATGGACAG GAGCATTTAGGCAGAGATGATTtagcatttattttttcacttaag GTGGCAGGCAATGCAACACTTTATGGTGTTTGTTTACATGTTCCTGAAATTGTTCAAAGGTCACCTGGTATCTTAGGCACCTCATCTCCTCTTTCTCATTCATCTGGAGGATACAAGCGTTTTTTGGTTTCTGCACCTCGTTGCTATTGCTTGCTTACAAGACTTCCTTTCTTTGAGTTACACTATGAGATGTTGAACAG TATCATTGCTCAGGAGCGTCTGAATCGAATAACACAGTTTGTCAGTGAATTGACTCTTAATGCTTATGTCCCTTCAGTAACCAAAGTACATGATCAAATGAATGGGAATGTTGACTCCCCTGAGAGCGAGTCTTTTAGTGATTGGATGGCTTCTGCCATACCTGTTGATAGTGCACTGGCCCTTACTGCTGCTGCTGCAGGAATTACACGTGACGATTTCATCTCACCCTCATCATTGAAGATATGGGAGCCTCACTCCCCTGAAAGTGTTACCACCAGTGAGGCTTCAGATATCAGCCAAGTAAGGGAAACAGACAAAGATAgtaaaaattcacaaaattttgatGAATGTACTTTTGAGGCCTCAGAAACTTGTTCGGAACCTTCGGAAAGAATGTGTGGATGCTTtgaaaatgatcaaatttcTCCAGAGGTCAGGACATCATTCACCTCTAGGAATCTCGCACTGGGGCATCTTGGGAGCTCTGAATCCCTATTCAG TCCAGTTAGAAGCATGGAATCAGAGGATTATGATGAAGAAATTTTTGCGAATTGTGATAAAGCTTTTGGGGATGACCTAATAATGGAATGGGCCAAG GAGAATAAAAACGATTTGCTACAGATAGTTTGTGGATATCATGTTCTGTCTCTTCCCCCAAGAGGAAGCGAACTACTTTTCCAGCCTCTTGAGCATTTACAGGCTGTCGTGTATATGCGGCCTCCAGTTGCTGCCCTTGGCTTTCAAAATAATCTAGATTCCCTTGAAGTTGCTGAG GTTGATGCGAAGTTGGCAGCTGCTGAGGAAGCTCTTGCGCTGTCAATATGGACAACTGCAACAATTTGTCGGGCGCTCTCCCTCGAAAGT GTTTTGTCGTTGGTTGCAGGTGTATTATTGGAAAAACAAGTGGTGGTAGTGTGCCCAAATCTG GGTGTTCTATCAGCTGTAGTGTTATCCCTTGTTCCCTTGATTCGCCCATTCCAGTGGCAGAGTTTATTGCTTCCT GTTTTACCAGGCAGGATGCTTGATTTTCTTGATGCACCAGTTCCTTATATT GTTGGCATACAATATAAACCTGATGATTTGAAGATGAAAGCATCAAATGTTGTTCATGTTAATGTTCTCAAAGACGAG GTGAAAATGTGTCACCTGCCTGCACTTCCCCGGCATAAAGAGCTTGTTTCTGAACTGGGGCCAATCCATGCTAGATTGTCACATGAAAGTTCGATTGCTAAAAGGCATCCTGTTTATAGGTGCAGCGATGTGCAG GCTGAAGCTGCAGCTGAGTTTTTGAATGTTATGAGATGCTACTTGGAGTCACTTTGTTCAGACCTGAAGTCTCATGCAATAACTAGTGTACAATCAAACAATGACAGG GTTTCTTTACTTCTTAAAGATAGCTTTATTGATTCCTTTCCTAGTAGGGACCGACCTTTTATGAAg CAATTTGTAGACACACAACTGTTCTCTGTTCTATCAGACACTCATTTGTCCAGCTTTGAGAACGGGTACAGTTAA